The Tepidibacter aestuarii genome contains a region encoding:
- a CDS encoding MGDG synthase family glycosyltransferase, producing MKKILILSASTGGGHNRAAKAIQEELVTKNIDCEIIDSLKFVSPTIDTIISKGYEKSAMYIPKTYGKMYKISDLKISKSGMNTNLPLAYMIKKLKKLITNMQPDAIIGTHPFPLMAVSNLKKHNIIDIPIISILTDYTIHSTWIQKEVDNYIVGDEYVKYLLEEEGIPKDKIYPYGIPIEKSFLSSNIEGIKKELNLEDKFTVLLMGGSFGAGNIKEAFLDLLSIDKDFQIIVVTGRNSSLKEKIEKTLESVNTNKNIVILPFTNKMNDILSVSDILITKPGGLTTTEALLKEIPMIIPYYIPGQEGENLDFLLNSGVALKTTEKYNLKILVTLLMENPNRLDNLKSNINSLKKLNSSENICNLIMSKIK from the coding sequence ATGAAAAAAATCTTAATACTTTCTGCTTCTACTGGTGGTGGTCACAATAGAGCTGCAAAAGCAATTCAAGAAGAATTAGTCACTAAAAATATCGACTGTGAAATAATAGATAGTTTAAAATTTGTAAGCCCTACAATAGATACAATAATATCTAAAGGGTACGAAAAATCAGCTATGTATATACCTAAAACTTATGGAAAAATGTATAAAATATCAGACCTTAAGATAAGTAAAAGTGGAATGAATACTAATCTTCCACTTGCCTATATGATAAAAAAATTAAAAAAATTAATAACTAATATGCAGCCAGATGCAATAATAGGAACACACCCATTTCCTTTAATGGCTGTTAGCAATTTGAAAAAGCATAATATAATAGATATTCCCATAATATCAATTCTTACAGATTACACCATACATTCTACTTGGATTCAAAAAGAAGTTGATAATTATATAGTAGGAGATGAATACGTTAAATATCTATTAGAAGAAGAAGGTATACCTAAAGATAAAATATATCCATACGGTATCCCTATCGAAAAATCATTTTTGTCAAGTAATATAGAAGGTATTAAAAAAGAGCTTAATTTAGAAGATAAATTTACAGTTTTGTTAATGGGTGGTAGCTTTGGTGCAGGTAACATCAAAGAGGCATTTTTAGATTTATTGAGTATTGATAAGGATTTCCAAATTATAGTTGTTACAGGAAGAAATTCTTCTCTGAAAGAAAAGATAGAAAAAACTTTAGAATCTGTAAATACAAACAAAAATATAGTTATACTTCCATTTACAAATAAAATGAATGACATTCTATCAGTGTCGGATATTTTAATTACAAAACCAGGTGGGCTCACTACTACTGAAGCTTTATTAAAAGAAATTCCTATGATAATCCCTTATTATATACCTGGTCAAGAAGGCGAAAACCTAGACTTTTTACTAAATAGTGGAGTTGCTCTTAAAACAACTGAAAAATACAACTTAAAAATCTTAGTAACTCTTTTAATGGAAAATCCAAATAGACTAGATAATTTAAAAAGCAATATAAATAGTTTAAAAAAATTAAATTCATCAGAAAATATTTGTAATCTAATAATGTCAAAAATTAAATAA